The nucleotide sequence ATCCGGGTCCCTGATATCCCCATCCTTTCGATGTTCCCACCGGAACAGCCGTTGGGCGGCGGCGGGGGAGAGGTCATTACTTGGGTCTTTGTCTTGCAGCGTACGTTCGGAAACCGCGTCCCATCCCTCGAAGCTCGGATATTGCCTCTGCTTGTACCGGTCCCAGGCACCGTTCGTCGTTCCCGTCCAGGCCACCTCCTCGTCCAGGTAGGGGCGCAGCCAGAATGCGTTGGCGTCGTAGGGCGAAATGCCGAAATGTTTGGGTCCTGGAGGACTCCGTTTCAGGCTGATCGTCCCGGCATAATAGTTGGGATGACCCTCTTTGGTCACCACGTTCACAACGCCGGAACGTACGTTATGGTATTGCGCACCGAATCCACCTGTTTGAACCGAGATTTCGCTCACGGCACTTAAAGGGATTTGAGTGATGGGATTGTTATCTCTTCCATCCCTCAGAACGACGCCATCCACCATGAACAAGGCTTGGTCTCTTCCGCTTCCCCGAATGCCCAGATCTGAAGTGATCCCGGCCTCCAGTCCCAGTACTTCCGTGATGCTCACAAAGGGAAGTTCTTCAATTCTTCTCGAGGTAATACTCTTCTGACTGGCGGCCACATCCCTTTTGATCATCCGCTCTCCGGCAGTCACCACGATTTCCTCACCTGCAAGCACTTCAGTTGGCATCTGAAAATCAAGCGTGGTGGTGAGGTCAATCTCTACTCGAACGTTTTGAATCGCATAATCGGCGTAGCCGATCATCGAGGCCCTAACGTTATAACTTCCCGGTGGAACGTTCAGGATGACGAAATACCCGTTCTGGTCCGTCGCGGCCCCGATATCTGTCTCCTCGACGATGATATTAGCGCCCACGAGCCGTT is from Candidatus Neomarinimicrobiota bacterium and encodes:
- a CDS encoding TonB-dependent receptor, with protein sequence MIRKIFIATATTGVWLNMAFAGVTGKIAGAVTDSETGERLVGANIIVEETDIGAATDQNGYFVILNVPPGSYNVRASMIGYADYAIQNVRVEIDLTTTLDFQMPTEVLAGEEIVVTAGERMIKRDVAASQKSITSRRIEELPFVSITEVLGLEAGITSDLGIRGSGRDQALFMVDGVVLRDGRDNNPITQIPLSAVSEISVQTGGFGAQYHNVRSGVVNVVTKEGHPNYYAGTISLKRSPPGPKHFGISPYDANAFWLRPYLDEEVAWTGTTNGAWDRYKQRQYPSFEGWDAVSERTLQDKDPSNDLSPAAAQRLFRWEHRKDGDIRDPD